In a genomic window of Telopea speciosissima isolate NSW1024214 ecotype Mountain lineage chromosome 5, Tspe_v1, whole genome shotgun sequence:
- the LOC122661509 gene encoding uncharacterized protein LOC122661509 isoform X1 codes for MTAIASPRFHLLNGSSLKPVDQFIVSSSPRNLALIPIHMRKAKLSAYRRPLTIQAAYSDGGKPNSASIFIGGFVLGGIVVGTLGCVYAPQISKALAGADRKDLMRKLPKFIYDEEKALEKTRKILTEKIAQLNSAIDDVSSQLRTEDAPNGAVASDEIEATI; via the exons atGACTGCTATCGCCAGTCCTCGATTCCATCTCTTAAATG GTTCCTCTCTGAAGCCAGTGGACCAATTTATTGTGAGCAGTAGCCCCAGAAATTTAGCTCTTATTCCCATTCATATGAGGAAGGCAAAACTTTCAGCTTATAGAAGGCCACTTACAATTCAGGCAGCATATAG TGATGGTGGAAAACCAAACAGTGCAAGTATCTTTATTGGTGGATTTGTACTGGGAGGCATAGTGGTTGGGACACTAGGCTGCGTATATGCACCTCAG ATCAGCAAGGCATTAGCTGGGGCTGACAGAAAAGATTTGATGAGGAAACTGCCGAAATTTATATATGATGAAGAAAAAGCTTTGGAG AAAACAAGGAAGATATTAACAGAGAAGATTGCACAGCTGAACTCAGCCATTGATGATGTTTCATCTCAGCTCCGAACAGAAGACGCCCCAAATGGAGCCGTGGCCTCAGATGAAATTGAAGCGACTATTTGA